A stretch of Pseudomonas sp. LRP2-20 DNA encodes these proteins:
- the fliF gene encoding flagellar basal-body MS-ring/collar protein FliF gives MADAVVDNAPAKSGAPASKPALLNMAFLENISQMPMLRQVGLLVGLAASVAIGFAVVLWSQQPDYRPLYGSLAGMDTKQVMDTLASADIPYHVEPNSGALLVKADDLSRARLKLAAAGVAPSDGNVGFELLDKEQGLGTSQFMEATRYRRGLEGELARTVSSLNNVKAARVHLAIPKSSVFVRDERKPSASVLVELYPGRSLEAGQVMAIVNLVATSVPELDKSQVTVVDQRGNLLSEQVQDTALTMAGKQFDYSRRMEGMLTQRVHNILQPVLGNDRYKAEVSADLDFSAVESTSEQFNPDQPALRSEQAVNEQRASSQGPQGVPGALSNQPPGPASAPQTTGGAAGSAAAIQPGQPLVDANGQQIMDPATGQPMLAPYPSDKREQTTKNFELDRSISHTRQQQGRLTRLSVAVVVDDQVKVDANGETTRAPWGAEDLARFTRLVQDAVGFDASRGDSVTVINVPFAADRGEEIADIAFYQQPWFWDIVKQVLGVLFILVLVFGVLRPVLNNITGGGKQAAADSDMELGGMIGLDGELANDRVSLGGPSSILLPSPTEGYEAQLNAIKGLVAEDPGRVAQVVKEWINADE, from the coding sequence ATGGCTGATGCAGTCGTCGATAACGCCCCCGCCAAGAGCGGAGCGCCAGCTTCCAAGCCGGCGCTGTTGAACATGGCGTTCCTGGAAAACATCTCGCAGATGCCCATGCTGCGTCAGGTCGGCCTGCTGGTCGGGCTGGCAGCGAGCGTGGCGATTGGCTTCGCCGTGGTGCTGTGGTCGCAGCAGCCCGATTACCGGCCGCTGTACGGCAGTCTGGCCGGCATGGACACCAAGCAGGTCATGGATACCCTGGCCTCCGCAGACATTCCCTATCATGTCGAGCCCAACTCCGGTGCTCTGCTGGTCAAGGCCGACGACCTCTCCCGTGCGCGCCTGAAGCTGGCGGCCGCCGGCGTGGCGCCGAGCGATGGCAATGTCGGCTTCGAGTTGCTCGATAAAGAGCAAGGGCTGGGCACCAGCCAGTTCATGGAGGCCACCCGCTATCGTCGTGGCCTGGAAGGTGAGCTGGCGCGTACCGTTTCCAGCCTGAACAACGTCAAGGCTGCCCGCGTGCACCTGGCGATCCCGAAAAGCTCGGTGTTCGTGCGTGATGAGCGCAAGCCAAGCGCTTCGGTGCTGGTCGAGCTGTACCCGGGCCGTTCGCTGGAAGCCGGTCAGGTAATGGCCATCGTCAACCTGGTGGCGACCAGTGTGCCCGAGCTGGACAAGTCGCAAGTCACCGTGGTCGACCAGCGCGGCAACCTGCTCTCGGAGCAGGTGCAGGACACTGCGCTGACCATGGCCGGCAAGCAGTTCGACTACAGCCGCCGCATGGAAGGCATGCTCACCCAGCGTGTGCACAACATCCTGCAGCCGGTGCTGGGCAATGACCGCTACAAGGCAGAGGTGTCCGCCGACCTGGACTTCAGTGCGGTCGAGTCGACCTCCGAGCAGTTCAACCCGGACCAACCGGCACTGCGCAGCGAGCAGGCGGTCAATGAACAACGTGCCAGCAGCCAAGGCCCGCAGGGCGTTCCGGGTGCGCTGAGCAACCAGCCGCCTGGCCCGGCGTCGGCGCCGCAAACCACCGGTGGTGCTGCCGGGTCGGCCGCTGCGATCCAGCCAGGCCAGCCGCTGGTGGATGCCAACGGCCAGCAGATCATGGACCCGGCCACCGGCCAGCCAATGCTTGCGCCGTATCCATCGGACAAGCGTGAGCAGACCACCAAGAACTTCGAGCTGGACCGTTCGATCAGCCATACCCGCCAGCAGCAGGGTCGCCTGACCCGCCTGTCGGTGGCGGTGGTGGTCGACGACCAGGTCAAGGTCGATGCCAATGGCGAAACCACCCGTGCCCCTTGGGGGGCTGAAGACCTGGCCCGCTTCACGCGCCTGGTGCAGGACGCGGTGGGCTTCGATGCCAGCCGTGGCGACAGCGTGACGGTGATCAACGTGCCGTTCGCCGCCGACCGTGGTGAAGAGATCGCCGATATCGCGTTCTACCAGCAGCCGTGGTTCTGGGACATCGTCAAGCAGGTGCTGGGCGTGCTGTTCATCCTGGTGCTGGTGTTCGGCGTGCTGCGTCCAGTGCTCAACAACATCACCGGTGGCGGCAAGCAGGCTGCTGCGGACAGCGATATGGAACTGGGCGGGATGATCGGTCTGGATGGCGAGCTGGCCAACGACCGTGTCAGCCTCGGTGGCCCGTCAAGCATTCTGTTGCCGAGCCCTACCGAGGGTTACGAAGCACAGCTCAACGCAATCAAAGGCCTGGTGGCCGAAGACCCGGGCCGCGTAGCCCAGGTCGTCAAAGAGTGGATCAACGCCGATGAGTGA
- the fliI gene encoding flagellar protein export ATPase FliI, whose protein sequence is MRLDRTSFGKRLGGYAEAIALPVQPVVEGRLLRMVGLTLEAEGLRAAVGGRCLVINDDSYHPVQVEAEVMGFAGNKVFLMPVGSIAGIAPGARVVPLDDSGRLPMGMSMLGRVLDGAGRALDGKGGMRAEDWVPMDGPIINPLNRDPISKPLDVGIRSINGLLTVGRGQRLGLFAGTGVGKSVLLGMMTRFTEADIIVVGLIGERGREVKEFIEHILGEEGLKRSVVVASPADDAPLMRLRAAMYCTRIAEYFRDKGKNVLLLMDSLTRFAQAQREIALAIGEPPATRGYPPSVFAKLPKLVERAGNGEPGGGSITAFYTVLSEGDDQQDPIADSARGVLDGHFVLSRRLAEEGHYPAIDIEASISRVMPQVVDADHLRQAQKFKQLWSRLSQSRDLISVGAYVAGGDPETDLAIALQPRLVDFLRQGLDENVGMGQSRTELGAIFTPPAKG, encoded by the coding sequence ATGCGCCTTGACCGCACCAGCTTCGGCAAGCGCCTGGGCGGTTACGCCGAGGCGATCGCGCTGCCGGTGCAACCGGTGGTCGAAGGCCGCCTGCTGCGCATGGTCGGCCTTACCCTCGAAGCCGAAGGCCTGCGCGCCGCGGTAGGCGGGCGTTGCCTGGTGATCAACGACGACAGCTACCACCCGGTGCAGGTCGAGGCCGAGGTGATGGGCTTTGCCGGCAACAAGGTGTTCCTGATGCCGGTGGGCAGCATCGCTGGCATCGCGCCGGGCGCGCGCGTGGTGCCGCTGGACGACAGTGGGCGCCTGCCCATGGGCATGAGCATGCTTGGCCGGGTGCTCGACGGTGCCGGGCGCGCCCTCGACGGCAAGGGCGGCATGCGCGCAGAAGACTGGGTGCCGATGGACGGGCCGATCATCAACCCGCTCAACCGTGATCCGATCAGCAAGCCGCTGGACGTCGGTATTCGCAGCATCAATGGTCTGCTCACCGTCGGCCGTGGCCAGCGCCTGGGCCTGTTCGCCGGCACTGGCGTCGGTAAATCGGTGTTGCTGGGCATGATGACCCGCTTCACCGAAGCGGACATCATCGTCGTCGGCCTGATTGGCGAGCGGGGCCGCGAGGTCAAGGAATTCATCGAGCACATCCTCGGCGAGGAGGGGCTCAAGCGCTCGGTGGTCGTGGCATCGCCCGCTGACGATGCGCCGCTGATGCGTTTGCGCGCGGCCATGTACTGCACGCGCATTGCCGAATACTTCCGCGACAAGGGCAAGAACGTCCTGCTGCTGATGGATTCGCTGACCCGTTTTGCCCAGGCTCAGCGCGAAATCGCCCTGGCCATCGGTGAGCCACCGGCTACCCGCGGCTATCCGCCGTCGGTGTTCGCCAAGCTGCCCAAGCTGGTGGAGCGCGCTGGTAACGGCGAGCCCGGTGGTGGTTCGATTACAGCCTTTTACACCGTGCTGTCCGAGGGTGACGACCAGCAGGACCCGATCGCCGACTCGGCGCGGGGTGTGCTCGACGGCCACTTCGTGTTGTCCCGGCGCCTGGCCGAGGAGGGGCATTATCCGGCGATCGACATCGAAGCTTCGATCAGCCGGGTCATGCCGCAGGTGGTGGATGCCGACCACTTGCGCCAGGCACAGAAATTCAAGCAACTGTGGTCAAGGCTGTCGCAGAGTCGCGACCTGATCAGCGTGGGCGCCTATGTGGCCGGTGGCGACCCGGAAACCGACCTGGCGATTGCCTTGCAGCCGCGGCTGGTGGACTTCCTGCGCCAGGGGCTGGACGAAAATGTCGGCATGGGCCAGAGCCGCACCGAGCTGGGGGCGATCTTCACGCCGCCGGCGAAAGGCTGA
- the fliE gene encoding flagellar hook-basal body complex protein FliE codes for MSQGVEFNRLMLDMRAMQADAMSLPKATVAPELAPGQSTFADMLGQAIGKVNETQQASTQLANAFEIGKSGVDLTDVMIASQKASVSMQALTQVRNKLVQAYQDIMQMPV; via the coding sequence ATGAGCCAAGGTGTTGAATTCAATCGTCTGATGTTGGACATGCGGGCCATGCAGGCCGATGCCATGTCGCTGCCCAAAGCCACTGTCGCCCCCGAGCTGGCGCCTGGCCAAAGCACCTTTGCCGACATGCTCGGCCAGGCCATCGGCAAGGTCAACGAGACCCAGCAGGCGTCGACCCAGCTGGCCAATGCCTTCGAGATCGGCAAGAGCGGCGTCGACCTGACTGACGTGATGATCGCCTCGCAGAAAGCCAGCGTGTCCATGCAGGCATTGACCCAGGTGCGCAACAAGCTGGTCCAGGCGTATCAGGACATCATGCAGATGCCGGTTTGA
- the fliG gene encoding flagellar motor switch protein FliG has translation MSDNRAITAKLSRVDKAAILLLSLGETDAAQVLRHMGPKEVQRVGVAMAQMGTVHREQVEQVMSEFVEIVGDQTSLGVGSDAYIRKMLNQALGEDKANGLVDRILLGGNTSGLDSLKWMEPRAVADVIRYEHPQIQAIVVAYLDPDQAGEVLSNFDHKVRLDIVLRVSSLNTVQPAALKELNQILEKQFSGNSNAARTTLGGIKRAADIMNFLDSSVEGALMDAIREIDSDLSEQIEDLMFVFNNLADVDDRGIQALLREVSSDVLVVSLKGADERVKDKIFKNMSKRASELLRDDLEAKGPVRVSDVETAQKEILTIARRMAEAGEIVLGGKGAEEMI, from the coding sequence ATGAGTGACAATCGAGCCATTACCGCCAAGCTGAGCCGTGTCGACAAGGCCGCGATCCTGCTGCTGTCGCTCGGTGAGACCGATGCTGCGCAAGTACTGCGGCACATGGGCCCGAAAGAGGTGCAGCGGGTCGGTGTGGCCATGGCGCAGATGGGGACCGTGCACCGCGAGCAGGTCGAGCAGGTGATGAGCGAGTTCGTCGAGATCGTCGGCGACCAGACCAGCCTGGGCGTGGGCTCTGATGCCTACATCCGCAAGATGCTCAACCAGGCCCTGGGCGAGGACAAGGCCAACGGCCTGGTCGACCGCATCCTGCTCGGTGGCAACACCAGCGGCCTGGACAGCCTCAAGTGGATGGAGCCGCGCGCCGTGGCCGATGTGATCCGCTACGAGCACCCGCAGATCCAGGCCATCGTGGTGGCCTACCTCGACCCCGACCAGGCGGGTGAGGTGCTGAGCAACTTCGACCACAAGGTGCGCCTGGACATCGTCCTGCGCGTGTCGTCGCTCAACACCGTGCAACCGGCGGCGCTCAAGGAGCTGAACCAGATCCTCGAGAAGCAGTTCTCGGGCAACTCCAATGCTGCGCGCACCACCCTGGGCGGCATCAAGCGCGCCGCCGATATCATGAACTTCCTCGACAGTTCCGTGGAGGGTGCGCTGATGGATGCGATCCGCGAGATCGACAGCGACCTGTCGGAACAGATCGAAGACCTGATGTTCGTCTTCAACAACCTGGCCGACGTCGACGATCGCGGTATCCAGGCGCTGCTGCGTGAAGTGTCGTCCGACGTGCTGGTGGTGTCGCTCAAGGGCGCCGACGAGCGGGTCAAGGACAAGATCTTCAAGAACATGTCCAAGCGTGCCTCCGAGCTGCTGCGCGACGACCTCGAGGCCAAGGGCCCGGTGCGCGTCAGCGACGTGGAAACGGCGCAGAAGGAAATCCTCACCATCGCCCGCCGCATGGCAGAGGCCGGCGAGATCGTGCTCGGCGGCAAGGGTGCCGAGGAAATGATCTGA
- a CDS encoding STAS domain-containing protein, with amino-acid sequence MAVETDFSQDGKKLTIKVKGRFDFGKHQEFRDAYERQPKRPDSVVVDLKDATYLDSSALGMLLLLRDHAGGDDSDVRVVHASSDVRKILAISNFEKLFDIS; translated from the coding sequence ATGGCAGTCGAGACAGACTTTTCGCAGGACGGCAAAAAGCTCACGATCAAGGTCAAGGGGCGCTTCGATTTTGGCAAGCATCAGGAATTTCGTGATGCCTACGAACGCCAGCCTAAAAGACCCGACTCGGTGGTGGTCGACCTGAAGGACGCCACCTATCTGGACAGCTCCGCGCTGGGCATGCTGCTGTTGCTACGTGACCATGCCGGCGGTGACGACTCGGACGTTCGCGTGGTACATGCCAGCTCCGACGTGCGCAAGATCCTGGCGATTTCCAATTTCGAAAAACTGTTCGATATCAGTTGA
- the fliH gene encoding flagellar assembly protein FliH — MPTKESHPSDLIRARDLEGVDVWALPSFDPEPEPQPEPEPEVVEEEVEEVPLEEVQPLTLEELEAIRQEAYNEGFATGEREGFHSTQLKVRQEAEEALAIKLASLEQLMGHLLEPIAEQDTQIERSVVHLVAHMARQVIGRELRSDSSQITQVLREALKLLPMGADNIRIHLNPQDFELAKALRERHEESWKLLEDEALLPGGCRIETLHSRIDATMETRIEKAVAQLFDQLHDQALHPAAADMSVELDTSDAP; from the coding sequence ATGCCCACCAAAGAATCCCATCCCAGTGACCTGATCCGCGCCCGCGACCTCGAGGGCGTCGACGTCTGGGCGCTGCCCAGCTTCGACCCGGAGCCAGAGCCGCAACCCGAGCCGGAGCCGGAAGTCGTCGAGGAAGAGGTCGAGGAAGTACCGCTGGAGGAAGTCCAGCCGTTGACCCTCGAAGAACTCGAGGCGATCCGCCAGGAGGCCTACAACGAAGGCTTCGCCACTGGCGAGCGCGAGGGCTTCCACAGTACCCAGCTGAAGGTGCGCCAGGAGGCCGAGGAGGCACTGGCCATCAAGCTGGCCAGCCTGGAGCAACTGATGGGCCACCTGCTCGAGCCGATCGCCGAGCAGGACACGCAGATCGAACGCAGTGTGGTGCATCTGGTTGCGCACATGGCGCGCCAGGTCATCGGCCGCGAACTGCGCAGCGATTCCAGCCAGATCACCCAGGTGCTGCGCGAGGCGCTGAAGCTGCTGCCGATGGGCGCCGACAACATCCGCATCCACCTCAACCCGCAGGATTTCGAGCTGGCCAAGGCCCTGCGCGAACGCCATGAGGAGAGCTGGAAACTACTCGAAGACGAAGCCCTGCTGCCAGGTGGCTGCCGGATCGAGACCCTCCACAGCCGCATCGATGCGACCATGGAAACTCGCATCGAAAAAGCCGTGGCGCAATTGTTCGACCAGTTGCATGACCAAGCCCTGCACCCGGCGGCTGCGGACATGTCGGTGGAACTGGACACCAGCGATGCGCCTTGA
- the fliJ gene encoding flagellar export protein FliJ has protein sequence MSLPGRAARLAPVVDMAEEAERKAAQRVGQFQQQVVQAQAKLAELESFREGYQAQWINRGGQGVNGSWLLNYQRFLAQLETAMTQQRQSLAWHENNLKNARGTWQQAYARVEGLRKLVQRYMEEARRAEDKREQRLLDELSQRLPRQGHL, from the coding sequence ATGAGCCTGCCCGGTCGCGCTGCCCGCCTGGCCCCTGTGGTCGACATGGCCGAAGAGGCTGAGCGCAAGGCCGCCCAGCGCGTGGGGCAGTTCCAGCAGCAAGTGGTTCAGGCCCAGGCCAAGCTGGCAGAGCTGGAGTCGTTCCGCGAAGGGTATCAGGCGCAGTGGATCAACCGCGGCGGGCAGGGCGTGAACGGCAGCTGGCTGCTCAACTACCAGCGCTTTCTGGCCCAGCTGGAAACGGCCATGACCCAGCAGCGCCAGAGCCTGGCCTGGCATGAGAACAACCTGAAGAATGCCCGTGGCACCTGGCAGCAGGCCTATGCCCGGGTGGAAGGGCTGCGCAAGCTGGTGCAGCGGTACATGGAGGAGGCACGGCGGGCCGAAGACAAGCGCGAGCAGCGTTTGCTGGACGAGCTGTCGCAGCGCTTGCCGCGGCAAGGTCATTTGTAA